The following is a genomic window from Marinococcus sp. PL1-022.
CACGACAGCAGAAAAAATGAAGCGTATCAGTAAATGCATTGATAAGCTCTGGGGAGATTTCGACGAAGTATTAACGGAAATTGTAGAACAGGGCGAGCTGGAAAAAGAAGACTACAGAAAACGGTTCAGGGACGAAACGTTCACCATTGAACTGCTGGAGTCTGAATTAAAAGGATCCGTCAGCGGTCACTTCGACCGTAACATCGACGTTATGGTTGATTTGACACTGGATGAACCGAAAAAGAAATCGCTCAGCCAGGTGTTCCTTCCAAACGATAAACTGTACCTGATCGACACGCGCAGCAACCAGTGGGTAATTGCCGAAGCCGGCAAAAAGCCAAAAGACTGCACAAAGCTTGAGAAAAAGCATATCGAGCAGGTATTCGCTCACATGCTGCGGGAATATAAAGTAACGAAATAGTAAAAAAGCATCCAACTTGATGGTTGGGTGCTTTCTTTTATCATATGCTTTCGAAAGGGAATCTTGACAATAAGCGTATTTACACGTATTCTTACATTTGTCTTTGTTTGTTGCAGCAAAGATCCGTGTATTTATAGTAGTTCACATAAGCCCTAGTAGCTCAGGGGAAGAGCAACAGCCTCCTAAGCTGTAGGTCGCAGGTTCGAATCCTGCCTAGGGCGCCATAATATATAAGTACCCCCCGGGCCTGGGCCCGGGGGTTTGTTGTTTAATCCGTTTCTGGTATAAAAGTTGCCCTGGAGAAAATATGTGTCCAAAAGTGAAAAAGGTTTGAAATGCGCGAATGCATGCATTAAAATTAAATTAAAGATTCTGACAAAAAGCTGGAAGGGAGTTAACATGATTATTATTGTTTTATCCCTGATGTTATTTACCGTGCTCACCTACCTGTTTTATGGCCTGTGGAACACGAATGCAGATACAAAAGAAACCCGGCAGCTGTGTTCCCTGTTATACGGAAGCTCGCTGCTTGCGCTTGTACTATTAAATACATGCATGCTTTTATAAAACTTCGCCATGGCGGAGTTTTTTTGTATTTTGTAGGGCTAAGCTCATAATTAACCGAAAAATGATTCAAGTTTGTATCATCTTTGGGGTATATAATATAGGGTAATAGCTAGAAGCTTATATAAAATGGATGGAGCTGCGGCAGGGGGGCTGCAGACCTATTATTATTTATCAAACGAAACGCAATTGGAGTGGGGAGCATGGGGAAATTTTATGCAATTATTACGGTAATCGGTCTGGGTATTGCCGGTCTGTTCGGATACCATTGGTATGATACAGAATCGAGCATTCAGACGATTCAGATGCACGAAGAGGTCAACAGCTTATCAAAAGAAGATGTGTCTTCGGAACCGTCTTCCGTTTCGTCTAACGGCAGGGGAGAATTACGTTTTTTGGGTATCAGTGAAAGGTATATTCTGTCTCAAAAAGCGAGGAATAATTAAAAAGAATATGCTGTAACTGCAGCTTTCCATTCTGCGCCACCTAAAGAAAATCAGAAAAGGCGGGTCGACACAGTTCGTTTTTTAAAAGAAAAACCTTAATGGTTGATTTTGAATGCCCGTAATGTGAATATATAATTAAGAGCACCATAAGAATGCAGGCAAGATTTATAAAAATCGGGCGAAAAAGCTGAAAAGAACGATTATAACCGATAGGATGGCCTGCTGTCAAAAAGCAGGCTGCACGGTTGTGTGCAGGGAGGAAAGATATTTTGACTTCAATTATAGCGCACCGGGGAGCTTCAGACCGCCGCCCGGAAAACACCATGTCGGCTTTCCGCCAGGCTGTCACAGACGGGGCAGACGCAATTGAAACAGATGTGCAGCTGTCAAAGGACGGGGTTCCGGTACTGATCCATGATACGCTGTTGAAAAGAACGACCGGCGCTTCCGGAAGTGTTCATGAATATACATACAAAGAGCTGCAGGATTTAAGCGCCGGGGCATGGATGCATAAACGATACCGCAAGGAAAAAATCGTCAGCCTGGAGCGACTGCTGCAGGAACCAAGCATTGAAAAGACCAGGCTTGTGCTTGAATTAAAAAATTCCAATATTGCCCATGAAGGGCTTGAAGAAGCTGTGATTAGCCTGCTGAATAACTATGAAAAAATAGAAACGGCTACGGTATCAAGCTTTAACCACAGGTCGATGGCCTACGCCCGGGAGCTGTCGGAAGAGGTCAATATCGCTATTCTTTACGCGGTACACCTGTACCGTCCTTGTGAATACGCTAAAATCGTCGGGGCTACAGAGCTTCATCCTCATTACCGCACAATCGATAAATCCTGGATTGACGACGCTATTAACGAGGAGCTCGAAGTTGTTCCCTACACCATTGATAAAAAGAGCGGTTGGAAAAAAGCAATAGATGCCGGCGTCACAGGGATTATTACAAATAAGCCAAAGGCACTCCAGCAGTATTTGTACCCCCCTGAGCAGGCACCGCCAAAGGAACCGGGGCCTTCCGAACAAACAGAACCATCAAAGCCATCAGAACCTGCGAATCAAAAGGAGCCTTCTAAAGAATGAAGACTCTTTTTTTCATCCGTTTTAAAATTTCGTTTACCGAATTTGTATCACTATATATTAAATTATACAGAAAAAAACCGCCTTTTTTATAAAGGGGCTTCTTGATTATGCACTCTACTATGCGAAGAAAGCTGGTTCGCTAGAGCAGACCTACTTTTTCAAGACCGCGTGCAATACCGTCATTGCCCACGTCAGCCGTAATATGGCGGGCACAGCTTTTAACCTCGTCCGGAGCGTTGCCCATGGCAACACTGTTTGGCACATACTGAAGCATTTCCACATCGTTATAATTGTCACCAAAGGCATAGCAGTCCTCAAGCTCAATGCCTGCTTCGGCGATCAGGTTTTTGATCCCGTTTGCTTTGGAGCCCCCTGGAGGAATGACGTCGAGTGAATAAGGATGCCAGCGCACAAATCGCAGATCCTGCATCTTGTTTATATAACGGTCTTCTTCATCCTCCCGGGCAAACAGAAGTGCCTGGTAAATATTGTTCTGCTCCGCGAACGAAGCATCAAATTCCGGATGTCCAACGCCGAGCGTGGTAATGCTGTCATGAATATCATGGTGAAATTCAATATTCGCTTTCATGTCATTGCTGCCCATAAATACAATCGGATGTTCTTTTTCAGCAGCGAAGGACTGCAGAGACTGAAGTGTTTCGGTAGGAATCGTATTTTGATAAATAGCAGTGCCGTTGTATTTTACAAATTGGCCGTTAAACGAAATAAACGTGTGAATACCCAGCTCTTCCCGGAGATCGTCAAACAAATACGGTGCTCTTCCGGTGGAGATTGCGATGTCATGGCCTTTGTCCCGGAGCCTGTGAATAGCATCTCTCGTGGAAGCAGGAAGCTGTTTGTTTTCATCATACAGTGTGCCGTCAATATCGAAAAAAATCATTTTTTTACTCATGTATGGGTTCTCCTTTTCTACACTTTTGCCCGTTTAGTATACTACAATCATTTGCGTTCTACCAATGCAGAGTCAAGGGAAGTTAATAGTAATCGTGAAGCAGGGGGGCTGGATGCATTCTTTGCCTTCGGCGATAAACGAGCGCATTAATTTCCCCGCCGATGACAAGAATCAGTCCAACCAAAAACAGCCACAGCATTAACACGATGACGCCGCCAAGACTGCCGTACGTGGAGGCATAGTTGGCAAAGTTGTTGACATAAAAGGAGAATCCCAGCGATATCACCTGCCAGAGCAGAGTCGCAGTCATCGCCCCCGGAAGAACGGACCAAAACGGCATATTGTTGTTCGGGGCAAGGTGGTAGAGCATGGCGAGAATGACGGAGGTAATTGAAATAGTAATAAGCCAGCGCAGGAGCTGAACAAGAAAAACAGTATCCTCCGGGACATAAATAAATGATTGGACCGATGATAAAATCAGGCTGCCAAAAACGGACAGTAAGAGTGCGATAATAACGGAAAGCATTAACCCAAAGGTTAAACCGACAGATAACAGCCGCACCTTTAAAAAGGACCGTGTCTCCGGAACATCATAAGCCCCGTTCACCGCCTTGATAAAAGCATTCAGTCCATTGGACGCTGTCCATATAGTG
Proteins encoded in this region:
- a CDS encoding glycerophosphodiester phosphodiesterase, whose translation is MTSIIAHRGASDRRPENTMSAFRQAVTDGADAIETDVQLSKDGVPVLIHDTLLKRTTGASGSVHEYTYKELQDLSAGAWMHKRYRKEKIVSLERLLQEPSIEKTRLVLELKNSNIAHEGLEEAVISLLNNYEKIETATVSSFNHRSMAYARELSEEVNIAILYAVHLYRPCEYAKIVGATELHPHYRTIDKSWIDDAINEELEVVPYTIDKKSGWKKAIDAGVTGIITNKPKALQQYLYPPEQAPPKEPGPSEQTEPSKPSEPANQKEPSKE
- a CDS encoding Cof-type HAD-IIB family hydrolase; protein product: MSKKMIFFDIDGTLYDENKQLPASTRDAIHRLRDKGHDIAISTGRAPYLFDDLREELGIHTFISFNGQFVKYNGTAIYQNTIPTETLQSLQSFAAEKEHPIVFMGSNDMKANIEFHHDIHDSITTLGVGHPEFDASFAEQNNIYQALLFAREDEEDRYINKMQDLRFVRWHPYSLDVIPPGGSKANGIKNLIAEAGIELEDCYAFGDNYNDVEMLQYVPNSVAMGNAPDEVKSCARHITADVGNDGIARGLEKVGLL
- a CDS encoding YihY/virulence factor BrkB family protein, encoding MYNNRITARRSDSIKSITAFIQNLFSELMKDNAAGLAAQQAFYYLLSIFPLLILFLSLLPYFNIDADRAVTLLYQFVPAEAASLFQDTIEETINSSSNGLLTLGIIGTIWTASNGLNAFIKAVNGAYDVPETRSFLKVRLLSVGLTFGLMLSVIIALLLSVFGSLILSSVQSFIYVPEDTVFLVQLLRWLITISITSVILAMLYHLAPNNNMPFWSVLPGAMTATLLWQVISLGFSFYVNNFANYASTYGSLGGVIVLMLWLFLVGLILVIGGEINALVYRRRQRMHPAPLLHDYY